The following proteins are co-located in the Sporosarcina pasteurii genome:
- a CDS encoding ABC transporter ATP-binding protein produces the protein MSILEVQNLSISFQQYGSGLKRQTLDVMSNLSIELEEGEILAVVGASGSGKSLLAHAILGILPENAGTTGTIQYDGEELTDDKLVTLRGKEIALIPQSVNFLDPLMQVGKQVRHSVGEGDAFAAQRAVFERYHLNPQVEKMYPFQLSGGMARRTLLSTAAVSGAKVIIADEPTPGLDEVVIQEALSNFREFANAGCAVMLITHDIESALKIADKIAVFYAGTVVEIASVHDFTGKGEKLRHPYSKALWNALPQNDFIPIPGAQPQLNDLPPGCLFAPRCPLATKECTEARPDMRELREGKVRCIDAT, from the coding sequence ATGTCGATTTTAGAAGTACAAAATTTATCAATCTCCTTTCAACAGTATGGCAGTGGTTTAAAACGGCAAACACTCGATGTGATGTCGAATTTAAGCATCGAGCTCGAAGAAGGAGAAATTTTAGCCGTTGTTGGTGCAAGCGGCTCTGGGAAAAGTTTATTGGCGCATGCGATATTAGGGATTCTTCCCGAAAATGCTGGTACAACTGGAACAATTCAATACGATGGAGAGGAACTCACGGATGACAAGCTTGTTACTTTAAGAGGAAAAGAAATTGCCTTAATTCCGCAATCCGTCAATTTCTTAGATCCGTTAATGCAAGTCGGTAAACAAGTGCGTCATTCGGTTGGAGAAGGAGATGCCTTTGCTGCTCAGCGGGCGGTTTTTGAAAGGTATCATCTTAATCCGCAAGTGGAGAAGATGTATCCGTTCCAATTGTCGGGTGGGATGGCAAGACGTACATTATTATCAACAGCTGCGGTAAGTGGCGCGAAAGTTATTATCGCGGATGAGCCGACACCAGGTTTAGATGAAGTTGTCATACAAGAAGCACTGTCAAACTTTAGGGAGTTCGCGAATGCTGGCTGTGCAGTTATGCTCATTACGCATGATATCGAATCTGCATTAAAGATTGCTGATAAAATTGCAGTGTTCTACGCTGGAACCGTTGTTGAAATTGCTTCTGTCCATGACTTTACGGGTAAAGGAGAAAAGTTACGTCACCCATACAGTAAAGCACTTTGGAATGCTTTACCTCAAAATGACTTTATACCAATTCCAGGCGCCCAACCTCAACTAAATGACTTGCCCCCAGGTTGTTTATTCGCACCGCGTTGTCCACTTGCAACAAAAGAATGTACGGAAGCTCGTCCTGATATGCGAGAAC
- a CDS encoding ABC transporter permease has product MKTLLRSNQRQRTIFTIIVGTLILVSIIFSSSWLDTGKIMTNLNARNLAPSFQHLFGTDWLGRDMFTRTMMGLSLSIGVGLLGAIGSTAIALTLGMAAATMGKVVDRFVSWIIDLFLSVPHLVMLILISFTLGGGFKGVVIGLMVTHWPSLARVIRAEVMQVRNAEYVQVSKQLGKSNGWIAVHHIFPHLLPQVIIGFMLLFPHVILHEAAVTFLGLGLSPHEPAIGIILSESMKYLSSGLWWLAFFPGLALLFVVRMFDKIGESLRLLIDPTKSHL; this is encoded by the coding sequence ATGAAAACGCTCCTCAGATCAAATCAAAGACAGCGAACAATTTTTACAATTATCGTCGGTACATTGATACTTGTAAGTATTATCTTTAGCAGCAGTTGGCTAGATACCGGAAAAATAATGACGAATTTAAACGCACGTAATTTAGCACCATCATTTCAACATTTATTTGGTACAGATTGGCTTGGAAGAGATATGTTTACCAGAACGATGATGGGGCTTTCGTTAAGTATAGGTGTTGGATTACTAGGTGCGATTGGTAGTACAGCCATTGCGCTAACGCTTGGAATGGCGGCTGCAACAATGGGGAAAGTTGTGGACCGTTTTGTCTCATGGATTATAGATTTGTTTTTAAGTGTTCCTCATTTAGTCATGCTTATATTAATTTCCTTTACACTAGGCGGCGGTTTTAAAGGCGTCGTGATTGGACTAATGGTGACCCATTGGCCAAGTTTAGCGCGTGTCATTCGTGCGGAAGTGATGCAAGTGCGTAACGCGGAATATGTGCAAGTATCCAAACAATTAGGAAAGTCGAACGGGTGGATTGCTGTCCATCATATCTTTCCGCATTTATTGCCACAAGTGATTATTGGTTTTATGTTATTGTTTCCGCATGTAATTTTACATGAAGCGGCAGTTACATTTTTAGGGCTAGGATTATCGCCGCATGAACCGGCAATTGGCATTATTTTATCGGAATCGATGAAGTATTTATCTTCAGGGTTATGGTGGCTCGCCTTTTTCCCGGGATTAGCTTTACTATTTGTCGTTCGGATGTTTGATAAAATCGGTGAAAGTTTGCGGTTACTGATTGATCCAACAAAATCTCATTTGTGA
- a CDS encoding ABC transporter permease gives MKKLVRFLLFKTIRIATLLVAICLISFLLVKNSPIDPIQAYIGADMLKVGPEQREKIAEYWGLNEPTFVQFLNWGSAVLKGDLGTSMIYRSPVSDVIGERFLNSVVLMITAWIFSGIVGFILGVVAAMKRNTWIDRIIQWYCYTLASTPTFWVGLLMLIVFAVWLGWFPIGLGVPVGVLAEDVTLTDRLQHLLLPAITLSILGVANVALHTRQKLIDVLASDYVLFAKARGERGFTLFWRHGLRNVALPAITLQFAAFSELFGGAVLAEQVFSYPGLGQATVEAGLRGDVPLLLGLVIFSTLFVFIGNLIADLIYQIVDPRTREGRM, from the coding sequence ATGAAGAAGTTAGTTCGGTTTTTACTATTTAAAACCATACGTATTGCTACATTATTAGTGGCCATTTGTTTGATATCCTTTCTACTTGTGAAAAATTCACCGATAGATCCGATTCAAGCGTATATTGGTGCTGATATGTTAAAAGTTGGACCTGAACAACGTGAAAAAATTGCTGAATATTGGGGGTTGAATGAACCTACATTTGTTCAGTTTTTAAATTGGGGTTCAGCTGTTTTGAAAGGTGATTTAGGGACTTCGATGATTTATCGAAGTCCTGTCAGTGATGTGATTGGAGAAAGATTTCTCAATTCGGTTGTGTTGATGATTACTGCATGGATTTTTTCGGGCATTGTTGGATTTATTCTCGGTGTTGTTGCCGCAATGAAGAGAAATACGTGGATTGACCGTATTATTCAGTGGTATTGCTATACACTTGCTTCAACCCCTACATTTTGGGTAGGACTTCTCATGTTGATCGTGTTTGCGGTTTGGCTCGGCTGGTTCCCAATTGGATTAGGTGTGCCAGTTGGCGTGCTTGCGGAAGATGTCACCTTAACAGATCGCCTTCAACATTTATTATTGCCAGCGATTACGCTAAGCATTCTCGGTGTTGCAAACGTTGCTTTACATACAAGGCAAAAGCTCATTGACGTGCTAGCAAGCGATTATGTGCTATTCGCCAAGGCGAGAGGCGAACGTGGTTTTACATTGTTTTGGAGACATGGCTTACGTAACGTAGCATTGCCAGCAATTACGTTGCAATTTGCTGCATTTAGCGAGTTGTTTGGCGGGGCCGTACTTGCAGAGCAAGTGTTTTCCTATCCAGGACTTGGTCAAGCGACGGTAGAAGCGGGCCTACGAGGCGATGTGCCATTATTATTGGGACTCGTCATCTTTAGTACGTTATTTGTATTTATCGGAAACTTAATCGCAGATTTGATTTATCAAATCGTTGATCCGAGAACGAGGGAGGGACGTATGTAA